In the genome of Syngnathus acus unplaced genomic scaffold, fSynAcu1.2, whole genome shotgun sequence, one region contains:
- the LOC119119167 gene encoding snaclec dabocetin subunit alpha-like, with amino-acid sequence MCKRPLSCPKGRTCSPKGGLAVVETSTCDTGNLLYGDHCYFYSKLYKDWEDAEKFCVAQKGHLASVHSWQEAQFVFDHSQSVWFSWLGLKKKSNDYEYSDGTAFVSKLLTDFGKVILHELGWES; translated from the exons atgtgcaaacggccgctGA gctgccCGAAGGGACGGACGTGTTCCCCCAAAGGTGGTCTTGCTGTAGTGGaga CTTCCACCTGCGACACGGGCAACCTACTGTATGGCGATCATTGCTACTTTTACTCAAAGCTGTACAAAGATTGGGAGGATGCCGAGAAGTTCTGTGTTGCCCAGAAAGGCCACCTGGCTAGCGTCCACTCATGGCAAGAGGCTCAATTCGTGTTTG ATCACTCGCAAAGCGTTTGGTTTTCTTGGCTgggactgaagaagaaaagcaacgACTATGAGTATAGTGACGGAACAGCTTTTGTAAGTAAATTGTTGACGGACTTTGGAAAAGTCATTCTGCACGAGCTAGGTTGGGAAAGTTGA